The proteins below are encoded in one region of Phaseolus vulgaris cultivar G19833 chromosome 1, P. vulgaris v2.0, whole genome shotgun sequence:
- the LOC137814226 gene encoding uncharacterized protein encodes MSFYYRVCSCRKKVVTVVSNFKTMIALVSVLPYPLSNRLSTQTQNPNSHNRFPSSFSFLTSFPNKTIVFGVNPSDSKDPSFFDENGAVNDMEGYLNHLSLEYDSVWDTKPSWCQPWTIALTGVAFIAISWLILNSLLVTSLVSSLIFAWWYIFLYSYPKAYSEMIAERRERVTNGVEDTFGQRKNQ; translated from the exons ATGTCCTTTTATTACAGGGTTTGCAGTTGCAGAAAGAAAGTAGTAACTGTTGTGAGTAATTTTAAAACGATGATAGCACTCGTGTCGGTGTTGCCGTATCCACTCTCCAATCGATTATCCACACAAACCCAAAATCCCAATTCGCATAACCGTTTTccttcttccttctctttcctCACATCCTTCCCCAACAAAACCATCGTCTTTGGCGTCAATCCCAGCGACTCCAAAGACCCATCTTTCTTCGACGAAAATGGCGCCGTCAACGACATGGAGGGTTACCTCAACCACCTCTCCCTCGAATACGACTCTGTTTGGGACACCAAACCCTCTTG GTGTCAACCCTGGACAATTGCGCTCACTGGTGTAGCATTCATTGCCATTAGTTGgttaattttgaattctctgTTAGTCACTTCGCTTGTATCGTCGCTAATATTTGCATGGTGGTACATTTTTCTCTATTCTTATCCCAAG GCATATTCAGAGATGATTGCTGAGCGCAGAGAAAGAGTTACTAATGGTGTTGAAGACACATTTGGTCAAAGGAAGAATCAGTGA
- the LOC137814225 gene encoding uncharacterized protein has product MKEFPSCFGENGVQVVDSSYSSTTRGAQNAVTCVYQCKLGGRSCLITVSWTKYLMGQGLSVGIDELGNSCLCKVDIKPWLFSKRKGSKNLEVESNKIDILWDLSCAKFGSGPEPLEGFYLLVVFNQEMVLLLGDLKKEACKKIDSDYACAHSEAVFIAKREHVFGKKFYGARAQFCDKGQVHDVRIECDTLGPNDPCLVIRIDSKTVMQVKQLKWKFRGNHTILVDGLPVEVFWDVHNWLFGNAMGNAVFMFQTCISTEKMFASQSVSDPSVLTWAYSQQFRDSQLQGLGFSLILYAWRNE; this is encoded by the coding sequence ATGAAGGAGTTTCCTTCTTGCTTTGGAGAAAATGGTGTTCAGGTTGTAGATTCCTCCTATTCAAGTACCACAAGGGGAGCTCAAAATGCTGTTACTTGTGTCTATCAGTGTAAGTTAGGAGGCCGTTCATGCTTGATTACTGTCTCTTGGACCAAATATTTGATGGGACAAGGCTTGAGTGTGGGAATAGATGAGTTGGGTAATAGTTGCCTCTGCAAGGTTGATATAAAGCCATGGTTGTTCTCAAAAAGAAAAGGGTCAAAGAATTTGGAGGTTGAATCAAACAAAATCGATATACTTTGGGACTTGAGCTGTGCAAAATTTGGTTCCGGGCCAGAACCATTGGAGGGATTTTACTTGCTTGTTGTGTTCAACCAAGAGATGGTCTTACTCCTTGGGGATCTGAAAAAGGAGGCATGCAAGAAGATTGATAGTGACTATGCTTGTGCTCACTCTGAAGCCGTTTTTATTGCAAAGAGAGAGCACGTTTTTGGCAAGAAGTTTTATGGTGCAAGGGCTCAGTTTTGCGACAAGGGCCAAGTTCATGATGTGAGAATTGAGTGTGACACACTTGGGCCTAATGATCCATGCCTTGTGATCCGAATTGATAGCAAGACAGTGATGCAGGTGAAGCAACTCAAGTGGAAGTTCCGGGGCAATCACACTATTTTGGTGGATGGCCTACCAGTGGAAGTGTTTTGGGATGTACATAATTGGCTCTTTGGAAATGCCATGGGAAATGCAGTGTTTATGTTCCAAACTTGCATTTCAACTGAGAAGATGTTCGCAAGCCAATCTGTTTCTGATCCTTCTGTTCTCACATGGGCTTACTCTCAGCAGTTCAGGGATTCCCAGTTGCAAGGTCTTGGATTCTCTCTCATTTTGTATGCTTGGAGAAATGAGTAG
- the LOC137814224 gene encoding LOW QUALITY PROTEIN: uncharacterized protein (The sequence of the model RefSeq protein was modified relative to this genomic sequence to represent the inferred CDS: deleted 1 base in 1 codon; substituted 1 base at 1 genomic stop codon) translates to MDLLKQELLKKRQSLAQDIGGKKFFKRSEIQQKEIQKLREQEKRELEAKSQKRQTTSSDAATAAPTSSTTASASSSSAAAAACTSLTDEQNIDNLVLPKPEVIRRLRFLKQPVTLFGEDDDARRDRLKHVLKAGVFEVDSDMTEGQTNDFLRDIAELRKRQKTGIIGERKRQKSDDGAAEDREGGGGDDDLSEGGSSGADADKDLKRMKANFEDLCDEDKILVFFKKLLNEWKQELHEKPESEKRTAKGKSMVATFKQCARYLNPLFKFCRKKVLPDDIRQALLVVVECCMKRDYLAAMDQYISFKLAIGNAPWPIGVTMVGIHERSAREKIYTNSVAHIMNDETTRKYLQSVKRXMTFCQRRYPTLPSKAVEFNSLANGSDLQSLLAEERFSGVNQTSEERFRIMPAPRDS, encoded by the exons ATGGATCTTCTGAAGCAAGAGCTTCTCAAGAAGCGCCAATCTCTGGCGCAAGACATCGGCGGCAAGAAATTCTTCAAGCGCTCCGAGATTCAACAAAAGGAAATCCAGAAACTCCGGGAGCAAGAGAAACGCGAATTGGAAGCCAAGTCGCAAAAACGCCAGACAACGTCCTCCGACGCTGCCACCGCCGCCCCCACCTCCTCGACCACTGCCTCCGCCTCATCTTCAtccgccgccgccgccgcctGCACCTCCCTCACCGACGAACAAAACATCGACAATCTCGTCCTCCCGAAACCCGAGGTCATCCGTCGCCTCCGTTTCCTGAAGCAGCCGGTCACGCTATTCGGGGAGGACGACGATGCCAGGCGGGACCGCCTGAAGCACGTTCTCAAAGCTGGCGTGTTTGAGGTGGACAGCGACATGACCGAGGGGCAGACCAACGACTTCCTGCGCGACATCGCTGAGCTCCGGAAGCGCCAGAAGACCGGGATCATTGGCGAAAGGAAGCGCCAGAAGTCCGACGACGGCGCCGCAGAGGACCGCGAGGGTGGAGGTGGCGACGATGATTTGAGCGAGGGAGGCTCTAGTGGCGCCGATGCCGATAAAGATTTGAAGCGTATGAAAGCGAATTTTGAAGATCTGTGCGACGAGGATAAGATTCTGGTGTTTTTTAAGAAACTCCTGAACGAGTGGAAGCAGGAGTTGCACGAAAAGCCTGAGTCGGAGAAGCGCACGGCTAAGGGGAAGTCCATGGTTGCTACGTTTAAGCAGTGTGCGCGGTACTTGAATCCGCTGTTCAAGTTTTGTAGGAAGAAG GTTCTTCCTGATGACATTCGACAGGCACTGTTGGTGGTGGTTGAATGCTGTATGAAGCGAGATTATCTGGCTGCAATGGACCAGTATATC AGCTTCAAGCTGGCCATCGGGAATGCACCCTGGCCTATTGGAGTCACTATGGTTGGTATTCATGAAAGATCTGCCCGTGAAAAGATCTACACTAACAGTGTTGCTCACATCATGAATGACGAAACCACTCGCAAGTACTTGCAATCCGTGAAGAGGTAAATGACATTTTGCCAACGGCGTTATCCGACATTACCGTCTAAAGCAGTGGAGTTTAACAGTTTGGCAAATGGCAGTGATTTACAGTCACTTCTAGCAGAAGAGAGATTTAGTGGGGTTAACCAGACATCTGAGGAGAGGTTTAGGATAATGCCTGCTCCAAGAGACAGCTAG
- the LOC137814223 gene encoding F-box protein At4g02733-like produces MDSVVLHSVSASSASSSMAKRPCPSQNPRVEKLSDVERLLDAFLSLSDLPSLSLDLSFERLLQSAPSDSDLIDRALKMGSLLLDAAKHSSRKRASNHNSLAWPLPPDLTIKVFSMLDTQSLCYASATCSMFSKCAKDPLCYANLDLTTLVPKVNNAVVATMIQRAGKALRSLKLGVVPGATTSLGSCPPFVCTIRNAIVEVSNFSWNDKRSRQGRESSILTRCCLSPLSGDGGTPGALLRKLHLYNIERMDNASLGAALSACPSLLDLEIVGLHVELRQTLMSVSANCHLIERLFFESSKTGRDDSLKAQTCFELVNNCPHLTSLSLRGFKLHDCKVRVLVKGFRKLKYCDFSTSYSITGNFLRNLGSCNGGNLLEVLILRDCMHLKEMEVARLLTAILAGDFKFLVHLDISNREGLASEADWYHRCYNSSIMPIKQVLETRPDMCLVAEYPSAEGSYMETFDADMNSEISLPSQLSSHTSDGSVFMSTSESSYNSDQGSGNEDGQDANYVIYEESSDEIDFLSL; encoded by the exons ATGGATTCCGTTGTCCTTCACAGTGTGAGTGCGTCATCAGCGTCATCGTCAATGGCGAAGCGTCCGTGTCCGTCGCAAAACCCTAGAGTGGAGAAGCTGAGCGATGTAGAGCGTCTTCTAGACGCGTTTCTTTCCCTCTCCGACCTCCCTTCTCTCTCCCTCGATCTCTCCTTCGAGAGGCTTCTACAATCGGCCCCCTCCGACTCCGATCTTATCGATCGCGCCCTCAAAATGGGTTCTCTCCTCCTTGACGCCGCCAAGCACTCTTCTCGGAAACGCGCTTCCAACCACAATTCCCTTGCCTGGCCCCTCCCTCCCGACCTCACCATCAAG GTGTTCTCAATGCTAGATACCCAGAGCCTGTGCTATGCATCAGCTACTTGTTCAATGTTTAGCAAATGTGCTAAAGATCCTCTGTGCTATGCAAATCTTGATTTGACAACACTTGTTCCGAAGGTTAACAATGCAGTAGTTGCCACGATGATTCAGCGAGCTGGAAAGGCACTAAG GTCTCTTAAGCTTGGTGTTGTTCCTGGCGCTACTACTTCACTTGGATCTTGTCCACCATTTGTTTGTACCATCAGAAATGCTATTGTAGAAGTATCAAATTTTTCATGGAATGATAAGAGATCTCGACAGGGGAGGGAGTCATCCATTCTCACAAGATGCTGTTTAAGCCCTTTAAGCGGTGATGGTGGCACCCCagg gGCTCTTTTAAGAAAGTTGCACTTGTATAATATTGAGAGAATGGATAATGCATCCCTTGGTGCAGCATTGTCAGCATGCCCATCTCTCCTTGATTTGGAAATTGTTGGGCT CCATGTTGAGCTGAGACAAACACTAATGTCAGTAAGTGCAAACTGCCACTTGATAGAGCGTTTGTTTTTTGAGTCTTCTAAAACAG GTAGAGATGACAGCTTGAAAGCACAAACCTGTTTTGAGCTAGTAAACAATTGTCCTCATCTAACTTCTTTATCCCTTAGAGGGTTTAAACTACATGATTGCAAAGTTCGCGTATTGGTCAAG GGATTTAGGAAACTGAAATATTGTGACTTTTCAACATCCTATTCAATCACTGGTAACTTCTTAAG AAACCTTGGAAGCTGCAATGGGGGAAATTTACTTGAGGTCTTAATTTTAAGGGATTGCATGCATCTCAAAGAG ATGGAAGTCGCGAGGCTGTTGACTGCAATTCTTGCTGGAGATTTCAAATTTCTTGTACATCTT GACATATCAAATAGGGAAGGTTTAGCATCTGAGGCTGACTGGTATCACAGGTGCTACAACTCTAG TATTATGCCTATAAAACAGGTTTTGGAAACGAGGCCTGATATGTGTCTGGTGGCTGAATATCCATCAGCAGAAGGAAG TTATATGGAGACATTTGATGCTGATATGAACAGTGAGATAAGTCTGCCCTCACAATTGAGTAGCCACACGTCAGATGGATCAGTTTTTATGAGTACATCTGAAAGCAGCTACAATAGTGATCAAGGAAGTGGCAATGAGGATGGTCAAGATGCCAACTACGTGATATACGAGGAAAGCTCAGATGAGATTGACTTTTTGTCCCTCTAG